One window of Bacteroidota bacterium genomic DNA carries:
- a CDS encoding DNA alkylation repair protein: MNYLKPLIDSFSSNANPEYAVWMEKYMRNQFRFFGLRGPKLKELGKQFINEYGLPPIADYPAIVKQLWDLNEREFQFFALSLMGKMKKQTDASNIVVYEFLITEKSWWDTVDHLAAGLVGYHFIRFPEQIIPNTEKWMSSGNMWLQRSALLFQLKYKKETDFDLLTSYIKRLMHSKEFFIRKAIGWTLREYSKTDPASVIDFVQSYEEQLSGLSKREALKAIERKSKK, from the coding sequence ATGAATTATTTAAAACCATTAATCGATTCATTCTCATCGAATGCTAATCCGGAATATGCAGTTTGGATGGAGAAATACATGCGCAATCAGTTTAGGTTTTTTGGTTTGCGTGGACCAAAATTGAAAGAATTAGGAAAGCAATTTATTAATGAATACGGGCTTCCTCCAATAGCCGATTATCCAGCAATTGTGAAACAACTTTGGGATTTGAATGAAAGAGAATTTCAATTTTTCGCCCTTAGCTTAATGGGCAAAATGAAAAAACAAACAGATGCTAGCAACATTGTTGTATACGAATTTCTGATTACTGAAAAAAGTTGGTGGGATACGGTAGATCATCTGGCAGCAGGGTTGGTTGGCTATCATTTCATTCGTTTTCCTGAACAAATTATACCCAATACAGAAAAATGGATGAGTTCAGGAAATATGTGGTTGCAACGCTCAGCCTTGCTCTTTCAACTCAAGTATAAAAAAGAAACTGATTTTGATTTACTCACTTCATACATCAAACGCTTAATGCACTCCAAAGAGTTCTTTATTCGTAAAGCCATTGGCTGGACACTGCGTGAATACTCTAAAACCGATCCTGCATCGGTTATCGATTTTGTACAGAGCTACGAAGAGCAGCTTTCGGGCCTGAGTAAACGAGAAGCACTGAAAGCGATTGAACGGAAGAGTAAAAAATAA
- a CDS encoding dihydroorotate dehydrogenase-like protein produces the protein MDLKTTYMGIELKNPLIVGASNLVTDHETLKELENAGAAAIVYKSLFEEQIQIEELEFEEEMAEYNERHAEMINLFPSMKHAGPKEHLMNLKKAKEILNIPLIASLNCVYEDTWIDYVEKIQETGVDGIELNFYAVPKDLDTEGHSIETAQINMLKKIKEKIKIPFSVKLSPFYSNPLNVIAKMDEVGVGAFVLFNKLFQPDFNIENNELVFPYNLSNPDDNRLALRYAGLLYNQINANICSNTGVYTGKDAIKMILAGADSVQIVSTLYKNKVTYIKTMLEEIEAYMQSKNYYKLDDFKGKLSKKSINDPYAYKRAQYVDILMKSDHIFKKYSPR, from the coding sequence ATTGATCTGAAGACAACATATATGGGCATTGAGCTAAAAAACCCATTAATAGTAGGGGCCAGTAATTTGGTCACTGATCACGAAACATTAAAAGAGCTGGAAAATGCCGGTGCAGCAGCAATTGTTTATAAATCTCTTTTCGAGGAGCAAATTCAAATTGAGGAATTGGAATTTGAAGAAGAAATGGCTGAATACAATGAGCGTCATGCCGAAATGATTAATTTATTTCCAAGCATGAAGCATGCAGGACCCAAAGAACATTTAATGAATCTCAAAAAAGCGAAAGAGATATTAAACATCCCACTCATTGCTAGCTTAAATTGTGTGTATGAAGATACATGGATTGATTATGTGGAGAAAATTCAAGAAACAGGTGTTGATGGAATTGAATTGAACTTTTATGCAGTTCCAAAGGATTTGGATACAGAAGGTCACAGCATTGAAACGGCCCAAATAAATATGCTTAAAAAGATTAAGGAAAAAATTAAGATACCTTTTAGTGTTAAATTAAGTCCTTTCTACTCGAATCCATTAAATGTTATCGCTAAAATGGATGAGGTTGGAGTTGGTGCATTTGTGCTGTTTAATAAGCTTTTTCAGCCGGATTTTAATATTGAAAACAACGAATTGGTTTTTCCATATAATTTGAGTAACCCAGATGATAACCGATTGGCATTGAGATATGCGGGCTTACTATACAATCAAATTAATGCAAACATTTGTAGCAATACGGGTGTTTATACGGGCAAAGATGCTATAAAAATGATCTTGGCAGGAGCCGATTCTGTGCAGATTGTTAGCACATTGTATAAGAATAAGGTCACCTATATTAAAACGATGTTGGAAGAAATAGAGGCTTATATGCAAAGTAAGAACTATTATAAGTTAGATGATTTTAAAGGGAAACTGTCGAAAAAGTCAATTAACGATCCTTATGCTTACAAAAGGGCACAATATGTCGATATACTGATGAAGTCGGATCATATCTTCAAGAAGTATTCTCCCAGATAA
- a CDS encoding T9SS type A sorting domain-containing protein, which yields MRSVFTLLIGILIISTTQTLAQNVSLYAGTPNVAGHNAVGTTRLNAKFNNPVGVAFDKDGYMWVSEWSNHTIRVIAPSGMVYTKAGAVGQDCFDIAAATSSKFSNPAGICFGPDDTLYVADFGNHCVRRIDPMQASIGKALWCGVKAGKYSAPGPGNPNCFTSYPGHRDGTWQTAKFKNPSDVDCDAAGNIYVADQGNNCIRKIGINGMVTTIAGIPDSAGYADGNALGQALFNWPTGIYVHTNGDIYVAEWQSQALRKISGGKVSTVLIYPTLWTPSDVYIDSRGIVYVSDQHKIVRWDGNKSSVFAGSPQINVAGYVNDTATAARFDDTRQMVVDPSDYHFVYVADFNNHVIRKITICDDYKPKVTFDVSGTVFCKGDQRTLTAEDGYTEYKWSTGETTKSIVVTSTKTVWLEVLNTDLCRGYSDTFNFVVNNLKPSITPTATSFCIGDSAFIVGQSGFDYYTWYKNGVIIIEGVNEQTLTVYDSGDYYLKVISGPCVGSSAHIAISLGQLTPVLNHSGNKVICIGDSLIVEPVSNFNTYEWRKDGNLISTSKQIIVKDAGTYTLFAANAAGCNGTSLNLVISNYPKPPKPSISTSGDSILVSSSLTGNQWYRNDTLLVGSNSQGYYATIPGWYKIEVSNQYGCKSTSEPFPFGGVGMKEGSRDNQLILYPNPTNGQINISIKSERNGLANVQISNMLGEIVYESQMDIRYNQQQKEIQLNHLDKGLYFLIFKMDGISEVHKIILN from the coding sequence ATGAGAAGCGTATTTACACTCCTAATTGGTATTCTGATAATATCAACTACTCAAACTTTAGCGCAAAATGTTTCCCTTTATGCTGGTACACCTAATGTTGCCGGGCATAATGCAGTAGGAACAACGCGTTTGAATGCAAAATTTAACAACCCTGTAGGTGTTGCTTTCGACAAAGACGGTTATATGTGGGTGTCGGAATGGTCGAATCATACCATTCGTGTAATAGCACCCAGTGGTATGGTTTATACGAAAGCCGGAGCTGTTGGACAAGACTGTTTTGATATTGCAGCAGCAACATCTTCTAAATTCAGTAATCCTGCGGGAATTTGTTTTGGACCAGACGATACACTGTATGTGGCAGATTTTGGAAACCATTGTGTTCGTAGAATTGACCCTATGCAGGCATCCATAGGAAAAGCACTTTGGTGTGGGGTTAAAGCAGGAAAATATTCTGCTCCCGGACCCGGTAATCCTAATTGTTTTACCAGTTACCCCGGACACCGTGATGGAACATGGCAAACAGCAAAATTTAAAAATCCTTCTGATGTAGATTGCGATGCAGCTGGTAATATTTATGTAGCTGATCAGGGAAATAATTGTATTCGGAAAATTGGCATTAATGGCATGGTAACTACTATTGCTGGTATTCCCGATTCAGCCGGTTATGCAGATGGAAATGCTTTGGGTCAAGCTTTGTTTAACTGGCCAACGGGTATTTACGTCCACACCAATGGAGATATTTATGTAGCAGAATGGCAAAGTCAGGCATTAAGAAAAATATCGGGCGGAAAAGTTTCTACTGTATTAATATACCCAACATTGTGGACTCCAAGTGATGTCTACATCGATTCCAGAGGAATTGTTTATGTAAGTGATCAGCATAAAATTGTTCGCTGGGATGGAAACAAATCGTCAGTGTTTGCCGGTAGTCCTCAAATAAATGTAGCGGGTTATGTTAATGATACTGCTACAGCAGCACGTTTTGATGATACACGCCAAATGGTGGTCGATCCAAGTGATTATCATTTTGTTTATGTAGCTGATTTTAATAATCATGTTATTCGAAAAATTACCATTTGTGACGATTATAAGCCAAAAGTTACTTTCGATGTGTCAGGGACAGTTTTCTGTAAAGGAGACCAGCGAACCCTTACCGCTGAAGATGGATATACAGAATATAAATGGTCAACAGGTGAAACGACAAAAAGCATAGTAGTGACATCTACAAAAACTGTATGGCTTGAAGTACTAAATACTGATTTGTGTAGAGGATATTCCGATACATTTAATTTTGTCGTCAACAATTTAAAGCCATCTATTACACCAACAGCCACTTCATTTTGTATTGGTGATAGCGCTTTTATAGTTGGGCAGTCGGGATTCGATTATTATACCTGGTATAAAAACGGAGTAATTATCATAGAGGGAGTAAATGAGCAAACGCTTACTGTATACGATTCAGGTGATTATTATTTGAAGGTAATATCAGGTCCATGTGTAGGTTCATCTGCGCATATAGCTATTTCATTGGGTCAGCTAACACCTGTTTTGAATCATTCAGGAAATAAAGTTATTTGCATAGGCGATAGCCTGATTGTAGAGCCTGTTAGTAATTTCAATACCTATGAATGGCGAAAAGATGGAAATTTAATCAGCACATCGAAGCAAATTATTGTGAAGGATGCAGGAACCTATACTTTGTTTGCAGCAAATGCTGCTGGCTGCAATGGAACTTCCCTGAATCTAGTTATTTCAAATTACCCTAAACCACCTAAACCAAGCATAAGCACAAGTGGAGATTCTATATTAGTGTCGTCCTCCTTAACAGGAAATCAGTGGTATAGAAATGACACTTTATTGGTTGGTTCAAATTCGCAAGGATATTATGCAACCATACCTGGGTGGTACAAAATAGAGGTGTCTAACCAATATGGCTGTAAGTCTACATCCGAGCCATTTCCATTTGGAGGTGTTGGCATGAAGGAAGGAAGTCGGGATAATCAACTCATTTTATACCCAAATCCAACAAATGGACAAATCAATATTTCGATTAAAAGCGAAAGAAACGGATTAGCAAATGTGCAAATAAGCAATATGCTTGGAGAAATTGTATATGAAAGTCAAATGGATATTCGATACAATCAGCAGCAAAAAGAAATTCAGCTAAACCATCTGGATAAGGGTTTGTATTTCCTCATTTTCAAAATGGATGGAATATCCGAAGTCCATAAAATTATCTTAAACTAA
- the nusB gene encoding transcription antitermination factor NusB, with protein sequence MQALYSFWSSGTDKEEYQAERDMMNSINKMYELYLFLLLFTKELCSLAEKYDSEVRDNNIPSAREINMHKNFYTNVLIEKLDSSELLEKELKKYKLLWDSEDLSMLRKVFVNLKTSDVYKDFIYEKDPKEEQLFELFSFILKHYTVNFSLVDQFLEDKFFNWLDDSKVAVQMAVKTFKNILSDPENEVFLLPLSHDDDVSFSFAKDLFKETVARKKENEELIAAKIEKWEPSRIPLLDSIILQMGVTEFLFFANIPVKVTINECIELSKNYSTPNSKKFINGVLDNLLIDFEKEKRINKKGIGLIDK encoded by the coding sequence ATGCAAGCATTGTATTCCTTTTGGAGTTCAGGGACTGATAAAGAAGAATATCAGGCAGAGAGGGACATGATGAACAGCATAAACAAGATGTATGAGCTTTATTTGTTTCTTCTCCTGTTTACCAAAGAGTTATGTTCATTAGCCGAGAAGTACGATAGCGAAGTTCGGGATAACAATATTCCATCTGCTCGTGAAATAAATATGCATAAGAATTTTTATACAAATGTTCTTATTGAAAAGCTGGATTCAAGCGAATTACTTGAAAAAGAGTTGAAAAAGTACAAGTTGCTATGGGACTCTGAAGATTTGAGTATGTTAAGAAAAGTGTTTGTCAATCTCAAAACCAGCGATGTTTATAAAGATTTCATTTACGAGAAAGATCCAAAAGAAGAGCAGTTATTTGAATTATTTAGTTTTATCCTGAAACACTATACTGTAAACTTCTCGCTAGTCGATCAGTTTCTGGAAGACAAGTTTTTTAATTGGTTGGATGATTCGAAAGTAGCTGTGCAAATGGCTGTGAAAACGTTCAAAAACATATTGTCTGATCCCGAAAATGAAGTTTTTCTTCTTCCACTTTCGCATGATGATGATGTAAGCTTTAGTTTTGCTAAAGATTTGTTCAAAGAAACAGTGGCCAGAAAAAAAGAGAATGAAGAATTGATTGCTGCAAAAATAGAGAAATGGGAGCCAAGCCGTATACCACTTCTTGACAGCATTATTTTGCAAATGGGTGTGACTGAGTTTTTATTCTTTGCTAATATACCTGTTAAAGTTACAATCAATGAATGTATTGAGTTATCAAAAAATTACAGTACACCAAACAGCAAAAAGTTTATAAATGGGGTATTGGATAATTTGCTAATTGATTTTGAAAAGGAAAAAAGAATAAATAAGAAGGGAATTGGACTGATTGATAAATAG
- a CDS encoding DUF1573 domain-containing protein: MKKLHLFVSIFFVMGLFSCQQTSTEGEIDTDLINVPSTASGKESNNQAILTFRTETHDFGTIKEGGKYSYAFKFTNTGNGDLIISNCVPACGCTVPEFPRYPIKPGNSDFIKIIFDSKGREDKFDKNISVYSNTVPNVRQLYIKGKIIN, encoded by the coding sequence ATGAAAAAATTGCATTTATTTGTATCTATATTTTTCGTCATGGGATTATTCTCATGCCAGCAAACTTCCACTGAAGGAGAAATTGATACCGATTTGATTAATGTTCCTTCAACTGCATCTGGAAAAGAGAGTAATAATCAGGCTATTTTGACATTTCGAACAGAAACACATGATTTTGGAACTATTAAGGAAGGTGGTAAATATAGTTATGCGTTTAAATTTACCAATACAGGAAATGGCGATTTAATTATTTCGAATTGTGTTCCTGCCTGTGGATGTACAGTTCCGGAGTTTCCAAGATATCCAATTAAACCCGGTAATTCAGATTTTATAAAAATTATATTTGATAGTAAAGGACGTGAAGATAAGTTTGATAAAAATATTTCAGTTTATTCAAATACTGTCCCAAACGTTCGACAATTATATATTAAAGGAAAAATAATTAATTAA
- the yajC gene encoding preprotein translocase subunit YajC: MMPAQEGAEAKPMWQTFMPFILILVIIYFFMIRPQSKKAKEQRGFKDTISKGDKIITIGGVHAKIVEIKEKDFIIEVGNGVKMTIQKEAVSMEASKGLNNS, from the coding sequence ATGATGCCAGCACAAGAAGGTGCGGAGGCAAAGCCAATGTGGCAAACTTTCATGCCTTTTATTCTAATCCTAGTAATCATTTATTTCTTTATGATCAGGCCTCAATCAAAAAAGGCGAAAGAGCAAAGAGGTTTTAAGGACACCATAAGTAAAGGAGATAAGATTATCACAATTGGTGGAGTACATGCAAAAATTGTAGAAATCAAGGAGAAGGATTTCATCATTGAAGTTGGAAATGGTGTAAAAATGACTATTCAAAAAGAAGCTGTTTCAATGGAAGCTTCTAAAGGTTTGAATAATAGCTAA
- a CDS encoding YbbR-like domain-containing protein — protein MVRDTDSKTILTEMPRPANRKGLVIFFIAVFVATIFWLLRSFDQTYQAKIHFPISYLYSPDGLTLKKPLPDHLEVHYESTGWDIMKFKRFKRKKSIVLNLTQFAEQKSIKTSNLLISHLPEEIANIKFLLVSPEVLIMDFEKLIIKEVPIIHNLDIHFNSQYGLSGPVQIEPQTVVISGPESEVNKIQEIRTKFRDYKQLEAEINDQISLVDLSSKNISYSQELFNLKIPVEQLSEGSLIIPINIPASVRDTISLIPEKVTIKFHAAVSVFNSVSHFDFEPYIKLEDFNNASDEKIKVYCKLKEEYIYRVSIDPEYVDYIVIK, from the coding sequence ATGGTGAGGGATACAGATTCCAAGACCATATTAACTGAAATGCCCAGACCTGCGAATCGTAAAGGTCTGGTTATTTTTTTTATAGCTGTATTTGTAGCAACAATTTTTTGGTTGTTACGATCATTTGATCAAACCTATCAAGCCAAAATCCATTTCCCCATTTCTTATTTGTATTCACCAGATGGTTTGACCTTAAAAAAACCCTTGCCTGATCATTTGGAAGTTCATTATGAATCTACAGGTTGGGATATAATGAAGTTCAAGCGTTTCAAAAGGAAAAAGTCAATAGTATTAAACTTGACTCAATTCGCTGAACAAAAGTCCATTAAAACATCAAATCTATTAATTTCTCATTTGCCGGAAGAGATTGCAAATATTAAATTTCTATTAGTTAGTCCTGAAGTGCTGATTATGGATTTTGAGAAATTGATTATTAAGGAAGTTCCAATTATTCATAATTTGGATATTCATTTTAATAGCCAATATGGTTTGTCGGGGCCTGTACAAATTGAACCTCAAACTGTTGTGATTTCAGGGCCAGAATCCGAAGTCAATAAAATTCAGGAAATAAGAACCAAGTTTCGTGATTATAAACAGTTAGAAGCAGAAATCAACGATCAAATAAGCTTGGTGGATTTAAGCTCAAAAAATATAAGCTATAGTCAGGAGCTATTCAATTTAAAAATACCCGTAGAGCAACTGAGTGAAGGTAGTCTGATTATTCCCATTAATATACCCGCTAGTGTTAGAGATACTATAAGCTTAATCCCAGAAAAAGTTACGATTAAGTTTCATGCCGCAGTAAGTGTTTTTAATTCAGTTTCACATTTTGATTTTGAACCCTATATTAAGTTGGAAGATTTTAATAACGCTTCTGATGAAAAAATTAAGGTATATTGCAAGCTTAAAGAGGAATACATTTATCGGGTAAGTATAGATCCTGAATACGTAGACTATATTGTAATAAAATGA
- a CDS encoding dephospho-CoA kinase, with product MIKVGVTGGIGSGKTTVCSIFEHLGVPVYYSDEKSKELIQSNSGLIKQIKAAFGNHLYDDQNNLNKAALASLVFSNEKALATLNSIVHPAVVDDFNAWCSQHQQHAYVIKESALLFESNTYKNLDFIIAVFAPLEMRLKRLMERDQTNEEELLKRVHNQLADVEKMKRSDFVIFNDMKHPLIRQILSLHKELSKSLI from the coding sequence ATGATTAAGGTAGGAGTAACCGGAGGAATAGGAAGTGGCAAAACTACTGTTTGCAGCATCTTCGAACACCTTGGTGTTCCTGTTTATTATTCAGATGAGAAATCAAAAGAATTAATTCAATCAAATAGTGGCTTAATCAAGCAAATTAAAGCTGCCTTTGGCAACCATCTTTATGATGACCAAAATAATTTGAATAAAGCAGCTTTAGCCTCCCTTGTTTTTTCTAATGAAAAGGCTTTAGCAACGCTAAATTCAATTGTTCATCCTGCAGTAGTTGATGATTTTAATGCTTGGTGCTCCCAGCATCAACAACATGCCTATGTAATTAAAGAATCAGCTCTTTTATTTGAATCCAATACCTATAAAAATCTGGACTTCATTATTGCTGTGTTTGCTCCATTGGAAATGCGCCTCAAAAGATTGATGGAAAGAGATCAAACAAATGAAGAAGAATTGTTAAAAAGAGTGCATAATCAACTTGCAGATGTTGAGAAAATGAAACGAAGCGATTTTGTTATTTTTAACGACATGAAACACCCACTTATTCGACAGATTTTAAGTCTCCACAAAGAGCTTTCTAAATCCCTAATTTAG
- the gyrB gene encoding DNA topoisomerase (ATP-hydrolyzing) subunit B, producing MSENQVKDNSQYTADNIQVLEGLEAVRKRPAMYIGDISTRGLHHLVYEVVDNSIDEALAGHCDEIHTIIHEDNSITVQDNGRGIPVEEHTKEKRSALEVVMTVLHAGGKFDKDSYKVSGGLHGVGVSCVNALSKHLKAEIHRDGHVYMQEYECGKPMYTVKEMGKSDKTGTYVTFKPDDSIFQVLEYKFDTLRTRLKELSYLNKGVKLSLKDLREHENGNGPRFEEYYSEGGLSEFVQFIDKTRDSLIPEPIYFEGEKNGVPIDIAFQYNTSYNENLHSYVNNINTIEGGTHISGFRRSLTRSFKNYAEKEGLLKNVKFEISGDDFREGLTAVLSVKIAEPQFEGQTKTKLGNSEAMGAVDSFVTEALNAYLDEHPKEGRLIVNKVVLSAQARHAARKAREMVQRKRGFNSAGLPGKLADCSSSDPSICELYLVEGDSAGGTAKQGRNRQFQAILPLRGKILNVEKALEHKIYDNEEIKNLFTALGVHIGTEEDDKALNMDKLRYHKVIIMTDADVDGSHITTLILTLLYRYMKKLIESGYVYIATPPLYLVKKGSQEQYCWNDDERDLAIQRMKGEGKESSVNIQRYKGLGEMNAEQLWKTTMDPDRRTLRLVNIENAAESDRIFSMLMGDEVAPRREFIEQNARYANIDV from the coding sequence ATGAGCGAAAATCAAGTAAAAGATAACAGCCAATATACAGCTGATAATATACAAGTTTTAGAGGGGTTGGAAGCAGTTCGAAAAAGACCTGCTATGTACATTGGTGATATTAGCACCCGAGGCTTACATCATTTGGTTTATGAAGTAGTCGATAACTCAATTGACGAGGCACTTGCCGGACATTGTGATGAAATTCATACTATCATTCATGAAGACAATTCCATTACTGTACAAGATAATGGTAGAGGAATTCCGGTTGAAGAGCATACTAAAGAAAAAAGATCAGCCTTAGAGGTTGTAATGACCGTATTACATGCTGGTGGTAAATTTGACAAAGATTCCTATAAAGTATCTGGCGGTTTGCATGGTGTTGGTGTTTCTTGTGTAAATGCTTTATCAAAACATTTGAAAGCTGAAATACATCGAGATGGGCATGTTTATATGCAGGAATATGAATGTGGCAAACCAATGTATACTGTAAAAGAAATGGGTAAGTCCGATAAAACGGGTACTTATGTTACTTTTAAACCTGATGATAGCATTTTTCAGGTTCTTGAATACAAATTTGATACGCTTAGAACTCGATTAAAAGAACTTTCATATTTAAATAAAGGGGTAAAACTCAGTCTTAAAGATTTACGTGAACATGAAAATGGAAATGGGCCTCGCTTTGAAGAGTATTATTCTGAAGGTGGCTTGTCTGAATTTGTTCAGTTTATTGATAAAACAAGAGATTCTTTAATTCCAGAGCCAATTTATTTTGAAGGAGAAAAGAATGGAGTTCCTATTGACATTGCCTTTCAATATAATACATCCTATAATGAGAACCTTCATTCTTATGTGAATAATATCAATACAATAGAGGGTGGAACTCATATTTCAGGTTTCAGAAGATCATTGACCCGTAGTTTTAAAAACTATGCAGAGAAAGAAGGACTTTTGAAAAATGTTAAATTCGAAATAAGTGGAGATGATTTTCGTGAAGGATTAACAGCTGTATTGTCTGTTAAAATTGCTGAACCACAGTTTGAGGGACAAACGAAAACTAAACTTGGTAATTCGGAAGCCATGGGAGCAGTCGATAGTTTTGTTACCGAAGCACTAAATGCTTATTTAGATGAGCATCCAAAAGAAGGGCGTCTCATTGTAAATAAAGTTGTATTATCAGCACAGGCACGTCATGCAGCACGCAAAGCACGTGAAATGGTGCAGCGAAAAAGGGGATTTAACTCAGCCGGATTACCTGGGAAATTAGCTGATTGTTCGTCAAGCGATCCTTCTATTTGTGAATTGTATTTGGTTGAGGGAGATTCAGCGGGAGGAACAGCAAAGCAAGGAAGAAACCGACAGTTTCAAGCTATTTTACCACTTAGAGGAAAAATTCTGAATGTTGAAAAAGCCTTAGAGCATAAGATATACGATAACGAGGAAATTAAAAATCTGTTTACCGCATTAGGCGTTCATATTGGAACAGAAGAGGATGACAAAGCCCTGAATATGGATAAGCTTCGTTATCACAAAGTTATCATCATGACTGATGCCGATGTTGATGGTAGTCATATCACTACATTGATTCTCACTTTACTCTACCGCTACATGAAAAAACTGATAGAAAGTGGTTATGTATATATTGCAACACCTCCATTATATTTAGTCAAAAAAGGCAGCCAGGAACAATATTGCTGGAATGATGATGAAAGAGATTTAGCTATTCAGCGAATGAAAGGCGAGGGGAAAGAGAGTTCTGTTAATATTCAGCGTTACAAAGGTTTGGGTGAAATGAATGCTGAGCAGCTTTGGAAAACAACCATGGATCCTGATCGAAGAACCTTGCGTTTAGTGAATATTGAAAATGCAGCGGAATCGGATCGTATTTTTTCGATGTTAATGGGAGATGAGGTTGCACCTCGAAGAGAGTTTATCGAGCAAAATGCTCGATATGCAAATATTGATGTGTAA
- a CDS encoding gliding motility lipoprotein GldH: protein MRKNLSLNHIIVLLSIGILFFASSCTESILYQKHKKIPDFVWKYDYKVPFNFVIKDEKAKYNTYFNLRTSSYYPYSNIWILVKKFNKNGSLISEKKYEFILADIDGRWFGDGLGDIIDNKLSLENNISFESKGEYSYYINHEMRSDNLDGIMDIGISVEKVIE, encoded by the coding sequence ATGAGAAAGAATTTATCATTAAACCATATTATTGTCTTGCTATCTATAGGAATTCTCTTTTTTGCAAGTTCATGCACAGAGTCAATCCTTTATCAAAAACATAAGAAAATTCCAGATTTCGTTTGGAAGTATGATTATAAAGTACCCTTTAATTTTGTTATTAAAGATGAAAAAGCCAAATACAATACCTACTTCAATTTGAGAACAAGCAGTTATTACCCATATAGTAACATTTGGATTTTAGTTAAAAAATTCAACAAGAATGGTTCTCTTATTTCCGAAAAAAAATATGAATTTATCCTTGCAGATATTGATGGAAGATGGTTTGGAGATGGATTAGGTGATATTATTGACAATAAGTTATCATTAGAAAATAATATCTCCTTTGAATCAAAAGGCGAATATTCCTACTACATCAATCACGAAATGCGCTCCGATAATCTGGATGGGATTATGGATATTGGAATTAGCGTAGAAAAAGTTATTGAATAA